From the genome of Mucilaginibacter paludis DSM 18603:
GCGATGCACGTAAAGCCGCCTGGACTACCTCTGTTGCGTACCAGGGTACTAATTATACCTATCCCTCAAAATATAAAAATGTAACACTTAGCGCCAATGCTGAGTATTATACCGTTTTGAGGCTTGCAGAGCAATTTTTAATCAGGGCGGAAGCTCGTTTAATGCAAAATAACCCGACCGGTGCACAGTCTGACATTAACATGATAAGGCAACGGGCCGGTTTAGCAGCTACCACAGTTACCGGCACAACCGATCTGATGGCTGCCATTGTGCAGGAACGTAAAATTGAGTTCAATTGCGAATGGGGCCACCGCTGGTATGATTTAAAACGCTGGGGAACCATCAATGCGGTTTTAGGTGCGGCTAAACCAACTTTCTGGAAACCAACAGCAGCTTTATATCCCTTACCGACGGCAGAAATAACACTCGATCCTAATATCTCTCAAAACCCTGGTTATAATTAATTATTTAAGGTGGAAACTTTAACAGGCTTCCACCTTAATCTTTTCATTTCTAAAAATCAATAAACATGGAAAAGAACATTTCTGCGGTTTGGCCGCCTGTATTTGGTATTCAAAAAATTGGCAAATACTTATTACCATCGGTTATACTGTTAGCATTAGCTATTAGTGCCAATGCGCAGCAAAAATATGTGATCAATGGTAAAATTAATGGCTTAACCAAAGACATGAAGGTGCTGTTTAGTTACAGCCCGTCTAAAGAGGTTTTTATAAGAGACTCAGCCGTTGTAAAAAATGGTGCGTTTCACCTGGAAGGTACCATTGCCCGGCCCTACAAGGTTAACCTTTATTTAAGATCGTTTAACCCGCCGCCACCTCATAATTATAAGGTAGGTGATATTGTTCCAGCAACCGATGGCCAATCATTTTATTTAACCCCAGGTACCACCACTATAACAGGCAATAATTTAAACTCGGCTGTTGTTGACAACCCCGTACAAGCTGAATATATGGCGTACGAAAATAGTTTGATGCCATTAAAAAAGGCGGCCGGCCCTACTAATCTGGCTTTATACCACGCCAAAAATCCTGACTCAATTGCTGTGCTAAAGCAAAAACAGGCCGCGTTTACCAAGCAGTTTGAACGGATTAGTATCGATTTTATAAAAGCACATCCAAGCTCATACGTAGCTTATGATATTGTAAAAAGCCATGCCGTAGTCATTCAGGATCCGGAATCGTTTGAACTGATGTTTCATGCTTTAGCACCTAAATTTAAAAACTCTGAAGAAGGTAAAAAGATGCTGCATGACCTTGCTATGGTTAAAAAGTTTGCCATCGGCCAGCCTATCATGAATTTTACCCAAGCCGACGTGAACGGTAAACCTTTTTCCCTATCATCATTAAAAGGTAAATATGTATTGGTTGATTTTTGGGCAAGCTGGTGCGGCCCGTGCCGTATGGAATACCCTTACATCCACAAAGCTTATGATCAGTTTAAAAATAAAAACTTCGAAGTGATCGGTGTTTCTTTAGATGATAAAAAAGATTTATGGATTAATGCTATCCAAGACAATCATTTTGATTGGGTAGAAGTTTGCGACCTGAAAGGTCGTAAAAACGAAGTTGCCGTGGCTTACGGCATTAGTGCAATCCCTCAAAGTTTACTGGTTGATCCGAATGGTATTATCATCGCTAAAAATTTGCGCGGAGAAGACCTGGTAGAAAAGTTGAACGAAGTGATCAAATAATTAATTATAAACAACTATATAATGAAAAAGATAATAGGAATAGCCTTGTTGATGTTGCCGATTGCAGCATGGGCGCAAAATGTTGAATATACTGTAAAGCTGAAGGCAGATAAAGCTCCCGATCATACGCTGGCCCGTATCATATACGAGCTTAACGGAAAAACTACCTCGGATACGGCACGGGTGATGAATGGTATGTGTACGTTCCATGGAACTATACCTCCGTACCCTGTAGACGCCAGGCTATGGTGCCACAATGCGGGAGTTGGATATAACAATGGACATTTGCCCGATCAGTTAAATTTTTACTTAGAAAAAGGCACAATTAAAATCGATGCTAAAGATTCTATAAAATATGCAGTGGTAACAGGTACTAAAACTAACGAGGATTATAACAAGTTCAGAACCTTTATGATGCAGCCAACCAATAGCATAATGGAACTGACTAAGGAAAATATTTTGACCATGATGGCCAAGAGGGAGACACCTGAATTTCAGGCTGAATACAAGCCCCGTTACAGCAAAGCCGTTGCGGTTTATAAGGCAGCGCTATTGCAATATGTTAAAGAAAATCCAAATTCGTACGCGAGCGTTGAGGCTTTGAGCCAATGGGGAGGGTCAAAAATTGATGTGATTGTAGTTGAGCCTTTGTATAAAAGCTTATCTGCCGATGTGCGTAATACTAAAGCAGGCCAGGATCTGTTAAAAAGGATGATGAGCGCCCGCTCGACAGAAATTGGAAGCCTGGCACCGGTATTTACACAAAATGATACCATTGGCAAGGCCGTTAAACTAACGGATTTTCGCGGTAAGTATGTACTGCTGGATTTTTGGGCATCATGGTGTGGCCCCTGCCGTGAAGAAAACCCCAATTATGTAAAGGCTTACGCCAAATACAAGAACAAAGGCTTTGAAATGCTTGGCGTTTCGCTTGACCGCCCAGGGGCGCATGATGCCTGGATGGAGGCAATTAAAAAAGACGGCCTGACATGGACACAGGTATCCGACCTTAAATACTGGAGTAATGATGTGGCTAAGCTTTACGATATCCGTTCCGTGCCGCAAAATTTCCTGATCGATCCAACTGGTAAGATTATTGCCCCAAATTTAAGGGGAGAAGATTTAGATAAAAAACTCGCTGAAGTTTTTCATCAATAAACTCGAAAAAAGGGTCAATTTCTCAAACCCGAAACGATGTAGCAAATGGCATCGTTTCGGGTTTTCTTGTTCAATAATACCGTGATTGCCGCTGAAAAAAGCAAAGTGAAAATCGTTTTGATGAGGCATAAAAGTGCCGCCCCGCATGGTCTGAATCCATAATTACATTAGGAATTCAAAATTGCAGAAATGTTTAACGGCCCATCAATTTATCTACCCATTGAATAAAGTATTTGATATTAGGTGCATCAGTATGGCCTCCGTCATGCTGCCGCCACGCTAACTGCCCCTCTAACAAACCCGTGTTTACCGGAGGCATCTTCTCTGTTTTATAGTTGTTCGAAACGCCAAAATCCCGGGCGCCGAGCAATTTAAAAACGCTGCCTGCAGCAACACCGGCCATATAGCTGCCTTGTTGGTCAAGCCAACGCGCATCGCCTTGCGCTGGTACACCATAGCTTATAAAAGTAAGCCTCGGCGCGCACAGGGCAATCAGTTCGTGCGAATCAACCGGCAAATCATTAGCAGTTTTGGATCCGAAGGCAGATTCCGAAGCGGCATATTTCATAAAATTACCGGCCATCCAGTAATGAGCGCCGTTTGCCAAACTTTCTACCGATTCGCCAAAGTTACGCCGACTGGGTTTGGCACCGCCCTGGCCCGACGAGCCGATGAGCACCATGGCAAACCGCTCATCAAATGCCATAGCCACCAAGGCAGCCTTACCATAGCGCGATACCCCTTCAATACCTATATGCTTGCCGTCAACCATAGGCTCCTTGAGTAAATAATCCATCCCGCGCGATGCGCCCCATGCCCATGCCCTTAAAGTGCCCCAGTCATCCGGTTTACGCGGCTGCCCTTTATTCACTAAACCTATAATACCTTTGGTGATACCTGCGCCGTTATCGGCCTGCACGCTAACCGGATCAATCAATACATAGCCCCATCCATCAGCAATCAGTTGTTGTGCCGTAGGCGGATCGCCGGCAGGGCGCGGCGCAAACGGATTAAAACCCGAAACCTGTGGAGCAATAGGTTGATATGCCGGGTAACGTTCAAAAACGGTTTTTAAATTAGGGTTTGTTTTTTGCAGCAACTCCTTCATGGCATCATTAATTAATTGCAGCTCCTCTTTAGATGGCTGTGCAGGGGCCGGAAGGGCACTTGGTGCAAACATCATCAATACAGGTACCGGGCGTTTGGCATTGGCGGGGAGTACCAAAGTCATGGAGATACTCACCTGGATAAGGGGGTAGCTGCTGTTATCTACATGCCCTATTAGTTGTTTCGCTATAACCGGGGTAAAACCAATAAACTCATTATCGGTCACCTTCACCTCCCAGTTTACCGGGGGTACAACTTTAGGAACCCTGCCGTAAACTTCGCGCTCAAAATCTTCCACTATTTCGGGCCTTCTTTGTTTCCACCACTGTTCGGGCGAACTTACCATTTTGCCATTTTTTAAGGTGAGCGCGTCCGGATAATCAGGATAAGGATTAGCCAGGCCCTCATCAATATTGGCATGGTTTGGCGCACTTTCATCACCACTGGGGCCGGGCCTCATCGCCTTAATACCCAGTTGCTGCATCATATTCTCTTTATCTTGTTGCGATGTAAAGCTTACCGGCGCAGGTAAATTGCCTGTTTGCAAAGCACGATGATCTTGAGCGGCCACATGCATAGCCGCAAACAACAGCAGGAAGGTAACTCGTTTCATTTAGGTACATTGGTTAAAGGCCTTAATTTAACTATTTTGATTCATTCCCCACATCTCGCCTATCATATTAATTACATCTTCAAAAGTTTAATAAGCTCTTAGCCAAATATTTCCAAAGCTCCACACGGCCCTGTGCTAGAAATCAATCATCAGCCGG
Proteins encoded in this window:
- a CDS encoding TlpA disulfide reductase family protein yields the protein MEKNISAVWPPVFGIQKIGKYLLPSVILLALAISANAQQKYVINGKINGLTKDMKVLFSYSPSKEVFIRDSAVVKNGAFHLEGTIARPYKVNLYLRSFNPPPPHNYKVGDIVPATDGQSFYLTPGTTTITGNNLNSAVVDNPVQAEYMAYENSLMPLKKAAGPTNLALYHAKNPDSIAVLKQKQAAFTKQFERISIDFIKAHPSSYVAYDIVKSHAVVIQDPESFELMFHALAPKFKNSEEGKKMLHDLAMVKKFAIGQPIMNFTQADVNGKPFSLSSLKGKYVLVDFWASWCGPCRMEYPYIHKAYDQFKNKNFEVIGVSLDDKKDLWINAIQDNHFDWVEVCDLKGRKNEVAVAYGISAIPQSLLVDPNGIIIAKNLRGEDLVEKLNEVIK
- a CDS encoding TlpA disulfide reductase family protein — its product is MKKIIGIALLMLPIAAWAQNVEYTVKLKADKAPDHTLARIIYELNGKTTSDTARVMNGMCTFHGTIPPYPVDARLWCHNAGVGYNNGHLPDQLNFYLEKGTIKIDAKDSIKYAVVTGTKTNEDYNKFRTFMMQPTNSIMELTKENILTMMAKRETPEFQAEYKPRYSKAVAVYKAALLQYVKENPNSYASVEALSQWGGSKIDVIVVEPLYKSLSADVRNTKAGQDLLKRMMSARSTEIGSLAPVFTQNDTIGKAVKLTDFRGKYVLLDFWASWCGPCREENPNYVKAYAKYKNKGFEMLGVSLDRPGAHDAWMEAIKKDGLTWTQVSDLKYWSNDVAKLYDIRSVPQNFLIDPTGKIIAPNLRGEDLDKKLAEVFHQ
- a CDS encoding alpha/beta hydrolase family protein; the protein is MKRVTFLLLFAAMHVAAQDHRALQTGNLPAPVSFTSQQDKENMMQQLGIKAMRPGPSGDESAPNHANIDEGLANPYPDYPDALTLKNGKMVSSPEQWWKQRRPEIVEDFEREVYGRVPKVVPPVNWEVKVTDNEFIGFTPVIAKQLIGHVDNSSYPLIQVSISMTLVLPANAKRPVPVLMMFAPSALPAPAQPSKEELQLINDAMKELLQKTNPNLKTVFERYPAYQPIAPQVSGFNPFAPRPAGDPPTAQQLIADGWGYVLIDPVSVQADNGAGITKGIIGLVNKGQPRKPDDWGTLRAWAWGASRGMDYLLKEPMVDGKHIGIEGVSRYGKAALVAMAFDERFAMVLIGSSGQGGAKPSRRNFGESVESLANGAHYWMAGNFMKYAASESAFGSKTANDLPVDSHELIALCAPRLTFISYGVPAQGDARWLDQQGSYMAGVAAGSVFKLLGARDFGVSNNYKTEKMPPVNTGLLEGQLAWRQHDGGHTDAPNIKYFIQWVDKLMGR